The genomic segment CAACATTGAAGACATTCAATACTTATTTCCCTCTCAAGTGCAGTCAAATGTCTCACCAACTTATGGTCCGTTTAAACTTTATAAATCTCTATGTAATACTGAATGGCTGTTAGAGCTCTAAAAACTCTTTTCACTTTATGTCTAATGTAATTGACCTTTAAGGCTAaacaatattttgtattcattatttttagaataaattcacacaaagaaatgttaCAGACATTTGGAAGAATATGTTCCAGACATTGAGATAATGTTTCATCCTGTACTGATGTTTTTCATGTATGAAGCGTATCTTTTCCCCAAATGAGTATCTTACATGTATCGATACTTGTCTAGGACAAGGATGCTgtagaatatttttaattgaattgatcATAATAGAGTCAAAGTATGTTATTATACACCACTGGGATAAAatagattgtttgtttgtttatggtttGGCATTCATATGGAATAAGGGTCTTGGGGTGATATTTGTTGTTAATAATACAGGCATGCAACCTTGATATTCCTTGTCTTGATACTCccacaaaattttatttctctgagataatttttatgaaaaattaccttCTCGGTTTTTCTCAGATTTTCTTAAAATACCTTTAACTATAATTCGATTTAACCTGAAAATTCAAGGTCTTTAATACTGATTTCTTCGTTTCTGCCTTGCAGGAGAGTTTATACATCAGAGGTAAGGGCTTTACGGTGTTATGCTATATCAGgcttattaagaaaatatttatgttatagGAAGGactgatttatattttttcaaaatgggtattttcctttatttcaacAAAACCTGTAAGCATGCTTTGCTATCTATCTTCTTGTACATTTGTTGCttctttgttttggggttttaagTCTATTATTCAATGGGTGAATAAAGATCAACTGCTCaccttttcaaagataaatttaaTAGTTTATCTTATAGCTTCtcagtaagaaaatgaaataagcaaATGACCTAACTGACTAATAGTTTAGAATGCATAAGTCCTTAGTTACTTGGAAATCAAGATGAACGCATTTAAAAAGAACTGGTTTTCTGGAATAGTGACAGTAGCTAACAGATTGAATCAGATTCACAACGAAGTACAAATTATCATGAAACAGACCAATAGAGACCGTTTTCTTTAAATACTTACAGGTGAAATCAGGAGGCAGTAGGAAGTGATACCTGCAAAATCTGAGGAAGGGCAATTTTCTTAATCACAAAAGAGTTTCTGAAAACATGCTTAATGCTTGAGTGCCAACAATACACATTttggtaaaaagaaaaatggagattatgtcttaaatataataataaatatattacaacCATATCATTATTTTGTGTGCCCTACCCTTCTTCCTAATGAACTTGATTATATTTAATGTgattggagagaaaaaaagagggacAATTTAAAACAAGGTTGAATCTGTTAAAAAGAATTATGTGACACTTAAAGTGCTTTAGAACCATAAATGACTCTGCGCTGTGAAGCTTAAACCAAAAACAATTCCttacagatttttatttattaaggttattaatgTTGATGTTaattaaaacaatgataaaattaaaacacattaattctttattattttatgttcCAATATAAATagtcaaaatattatttaatactgTTGGTAGCTGTCACATGAATAATAAATCATATCCCAAGGTAAACCAGTTTTAAGCTGtggcctttttttctcttttcaatcaTAATATTCCTTTTCCACCTGAATTATTTTCTAAACCTTTTTCTATTCTAATTTCCTTTGGCAGCAACAACAACTGCTGAGGCCTTCTCTTCTTAAACCAGAggtatcagttttctttttcttctcaacCTCACAGAGTCTTCCCAATACTCTAGTGACTTTGAGGTCTATCTTACATGTGGGCAAAGTGGGTGGCTGCCAATGTGGCATAATTTTACGGGAGAGAGAAGAGGTGactgtaaattaaaacaaataagtaaataaataagcaagcaaatCACCTCCCTACTGCTTTCTGGTGACTGAAATTCCAAATGTTTAGCTTCATTCACTGGGGATTAGATAAGTAAGACCTTTGATCCTAATAAAACAAGCTGTCATTAAATGAGGCAAGTCATGAACCTGATCAGTCACTTGTGTTAGTGAATCTTGATTCATCAGAACTGTTCCTGAGATCAGATGTAGGTGAGGCAAAGTTTGAAGGATGAATGCTGACATCTGTGCTGAAATAACAAAGGTAGAAATCGGGTTATGATAAACAGCCTTTAATCATTTAAATGTGATTCAAAATACTGCCTTTGGACATACCTATTTTAAAACGCTTGTGACATTTTCTTCTGCAGTGCGAGAAAGATATTTGGAATTATATAATAAATgcatctcatttttatttattattcttacaGACTTCttaaattaaaacaattattttcaatCTCTTTCCTTTGGCAAATTTAGTATTTTGTAAgctctactttaaaaaattattccttttattccttCTCATCAATAAAAGAATCTTAACTTTGCAAAAGACAGGCATTTCGTGGTTAAGATTCACTCCCCAAAATCTAGAGGATGAGTGACAGGAATATTCAGCTTTTATAAATTTTAGCAAAAAGAGCCCATGGAGACATCTCCATCGACTGTTGAATTAGATAACTCACAGTTAAAATATAAATGCCAATTCTTGGATGCAAAGCCTTAGACAAGATATATACCCTCCTCCTAAGCATTAATTTCATCTTTTATAGAATGTTAGCAGTGGTATTTAATATATAAGCTCCTATCTCATCAACTGGAACACAGTGGGAGGAAATTCAGTAAACCATAGTTACTGTTGTTGTCTTGTTGGATCAGTATAAACATTTATACTCTGGTTGATAAGATTCGAAGCTAATTCTATGTCTTCTCTGCGTGGTCagcaaaaaaagaattttaaaaatagtattaagCATTATAGCTGCCCATAAAAGTACCTTTTAGTAAGCTACTTAGCATGATTTTCTGAACGTTAAGGGGGATGGCAAAAGGGACTGTGTCGAACAGCCAAAAAGGTCAACATTCCATTATCGGTTAAGGCTGACTTAGGAATTTTAATTGTCACCAAGTCCTTCCTCcactttctcattttctgaggAGATGATACCCTTGTCCTTCAGTAATGGGTGGTATAAGTATCCAAGAGGGACCCTTCAGAATACTGCCTTCTACTGTCTCCCATCTCTCTCTACCCAACTCAGACTACTGAGTGACTAATTGAATCAGTGATTAAATTTCCTGGGTTCCTTCCCAGTTACTTTTATCCTTCTGTGACGTTTTCAAAAGTCATTCAATGCCAGATACATGTTCCAGTTAGCAAAAGCTGAATTTCATTCaccattcatgaaaaaaaaagtatttctgtaATGAAAATTATGTGattcttttaaattctgaaatCCACTCAGTTGcatgatatttctataaatatatattttcgacttcaaaactatttttgtttttaattattgtaAGAACACACAGCTTGAGATCTTCCCATTTAAATGTTTAAGTATAATACAGTATTGCTAGCTGTAAGCACAATGCTTTACAGGAGGTCTCTAAAGTTTTTTTCATCTTGCTTAATTGAAACTTTATACCTGTTAAATAACAACTCCTTATTTCCCCCTCTTTCCACCTCCATCATTTTACTTTCTGCTTCTCTGAGACTATTTTAGCTATCTCTTACAAGCGGAATCATGCAGCatctgtccttctgtgactggcttaatTCAGTTTGCATAATATTCTCAAGGTTTCCCCATGTTGCATGTGGCAGGACctccttcttttttaagactgaataatatttcattataggtATGTACCAcgttttctttatacattcttcCATTGATGGACATACGTTTCAACTTCAAAATCATCTGGCAGTCTTTTCTCAGTCTCCCTATGCACTAGATTAAACAGGCATTGGCCAAGCAGCTTAAAGTATTAGTTCTGAGGtgtatttgtttcatttaaaCCCACATAATTACATTGGGCTTTGGATGTCTCAAAAGTCTAAGCTGACCAGTATgaaatatatgttttttaaagtatttcatttgAATGAGGCAAATTTAGACTTTAGctttgttctaatttcttattggACTGACCTGACCTCATTTCCCACCTTTTTCTGTGGtaaacatttttgttgttgttgaaataaAACTAGAGACATAAAATCATACTGTGTGACAAAATGAATTCTTACAGAGTGCACATGCCTTACTAGCTCTCCAGAAGCCCCTCCATGTCAGCACTCAGATATTATGTCCCCTTTTCTTTCCCTAAGTACTCACCTGGCTTCTTTTTTcccaagataaatattatatgtatgtatgtatgtatatattatcttttttcttgtgtgaggacatttaagttgtaccctcttagcaaatttcagctCTACAACACAGTGTTGTCAACTGTAGTCACGGTGCTTTACATTAGATCCTGAGACCGTATTCATCTTACAGCTGAAAATGCGTACACTGTTACTAACCTTTCCCTATTTCCCTCACTTCTGGCAACTACTTTTctactgtttctatgagtttgacttgtaatttatttatatatattaatatatatataagtatatatatatatattataatttttagaTTCCCATATGTAAGTAATACTCTGTCTGTCTCCGTCTGGCTTGtatcacttagcacaatgtcctcaaAAATCCATTCATGTTGTCCTCACAAacagcaagatttccttctttcaaaATGTAGCTGTTTATTGCACAGTGGCAATTCTGTAGCCAGTGAGGTTTCTCCAAGGTGCAGTTACTGTTAATTGAAAACTTTTCACCTGCCTCTGACACCCAGATTagtttgtcagttttttttttaatttacataaatagaataatatagaatcatatattttattttgtacctGACTTCTGTTGCTCATCATTCTGTTGGGGAGATTTATCTCTGTTGTGTGATGTAGTGTGTTTATCTCGTGGACTTTTGCATAGGTTCCTAGTCTAGGGCTGTTGCAAATGATGTATTTTGGTGCACAATTTTGCATATTTATGTTGGGCACAAAAACTGAACTAATTTGAATTTTTGTGAAAAGAGGTGCATATATTTGAATTTAGCATTATCACCAAGCATTTCCCAAATGGTTTTACTAATTTATAATCTCTCCAGAAGTGTacaagagttccagttgctccacgtTCCTGCCACAACATGGTATTGctgatctatttttctttttaatattagctATTCTTGTGAGTAAACTGAATCAGTTCTAACATCAAAATTGGATTCTTTTGCATATAATTCACAAAGTATGTATAATTGCAAAGTTATCAGACAGTATATTAGTAGAGTAGAGGGGTTACAAACTTAAAAATCAAGGGAGGTAATGCAAGTGAATGGAGTTTATTCTACATAAAAAAAGGGCAGATGGGGCATCCTATTGCAACTGCGGGTGTAGATGTAAACTAGTCTGGTTGAGGACACAGCAGAAACCAGAGGAGAACATGATTACCGTAAGGGGTAGGACTGCCAACTAAATTCATGACATGCAAAAATATGAGCCCCATGttgccatatttttatttttaagagaaatcaaAATCCAGGTTTTTTGATAGCATTTTTTGATTAGAAGTTGGACAATGAATCACTTTTTTAAATCAAACAAAGCACAAGTGACGGCTCTTGTCCATTTTCATCTTGCAGGCTGTAAATTTCCACACTTTCTAATGGTAGTATACTAGTGCCCTAAGAGGACGTTTTTCCAAAACTGACTTACTCTATACCTTGGTCAACAAAATTAATCCCTATAAATTAATAGATGGCCTTAGAAATAGGTATCCACTACTTTTCCTATGGATACCCAaactttttcctccttcccttttcttactTTATTGCAAATTAATTTGGTTAAACCTTGGCAGTTCAgcttctttaaaagttaaaacagAATTAAAGAGGGAAGTGTACCGAAATTGAATTTAATAGTTATTTAAAACTAGTTTTAGATGTATGTCTCAGGAAAAATATCTTTCCATAAGTGTGGAGTGACAAAAATCAGTATTGTctagaatttagaactggaaacCTTGAAAGGGCCTgacaaatttattaaaaaaaaaattaaatccagaattagcaatgtgttttaaaatgtaagcaTCCTTGGGGGATATCACACATTGACACAATTTTTTATTAATGTATAAATGGTTATTTTCAGATCCTTTCATAAGAATAGCTGTTGATGAACAAAAGTTCtctagatactataaaactgttaTCAGGATGATTAAACAATGCTGAAGATAACATTATAATTTTCTTCAAggctaaaatttttaataatatgttAAAACAGAGTGAAACATTAACTgtctatttatagttttaaaaattacctaaTAGGAAATGATATGCTTATCTGTAATTTTTAACAGATTTATTATTAGAAGAAATTTactccctccccacacccagtTCTAATAGCATAACTTAACCTCATGTGAAACAGTTACAgccaaaaagttttttaaatatgtttaactaacatttgtaattaaagttatTTTCACAGCAGTGTTCTGAGACTCACTGAATACTATGTCTGGAAATCTGACTTTGAGCTGAAATGTGataagaatttattttcaaatgcaaTTTCTCTTTTTGAACAATAGGAGTTATCCATGGAGTCTGGAATTGATCCTGGCCAGGAATACGGACAAGATTATTACAGTTATGAGCATGGGTACATCTTCAGATTTTTTTACCCAGTATCTTAGTATTTTATAACTAATAAGGAGTTATTAAATGATTATTATACTTGCATTTGTTTTATGAATATCATTTCATCAGTTTCATCTTTGAAAGTGAGTTATGtattgagtttttgttttagtcAAGTTTTAACCATTTTTCTGTATAGAGTtctgttttaatatttatatgatattgtctgcaactttaaaaatgcaataaaattattcaaaactATTTAAATGAGAAATAGAGGTCAAATATATTTGCTCAATTCCTGAATTCACCATTTCTTTCATAGAAGATACTTAACATTTTATCTAACCAGTCAGCCTCAATGTTTGCccaagaaaaattaagaaggaaacataCTTTAGAATCCAGTGATAAGCATTTCAAAAGTCAGTTCTACACACATTAGTTAACTCCttttcaaacatacagtaaaggaaTGTAAAGACCATTACAGATCATATTTGAAGCAGATCTTTACTATAAAAATAGAAACTTTATGTTCTGAATAAGTGATCACAATTTTGTGCCCTATAGTCTTCAGTTAATTAAGGAACAATATGCCTTTTCTCTTCAGTCTCATCCCCCAAAACTTAAATCTGAAATAACTCACCCCTTTTTCTTGTTATTCCAAGGCACCATTATGGCAAAAATCATTGGCAATCAGGTTGTAGTTCTTTCTCTCTGGTTTTGTAACTAGTTCACAAGGAGCCCAATGGGTGCTGTATAAATATCTGTTGATTgaatgatgaagaaaaagaagaaaacatcagtCATGGTTATTCagatcacattaaaaaaatatgtaaagttGTAAGTTTCTGTTACAGGTATGAAATGCCTCAATATGGAAGTCGCCGTCGTTTGTTACCGCCAGCTGGACAAGAGGAATATGGTGAGGTGGTTGGTGAAGCTGAGGAAGAATATGAGGAGGAAGAGGTAATCACCGTGACTTTCTTATGTAATGTTAATATTCCGAGAATAATATTTTAGCACTACTTGAATATCAGACTACAAAATACGTGAAAAATCGGAAATCCTATTCACTTAGTATTTGTTTTCTGTAGAAAGGTATTAATGCTGACCATTTCATTGCCTTGTCTATagaaggaaattaattttttatgaattttaatttttccttctgtaaaataTTAAACACCTGGAATAAAGTCACAGTAAAATTTGTATGTTATAAAATCATAAATgttattacataaaaatattataatcaAATATGTAAAAGAGTATTTTGCAAAACAGTGGTTACTTTTGCTCCTGCATTGTCTAGCAAACCTAAAAATCGAGAAGTACAGTCTTCATCTCTtaattataagagaaaaaggaaacttaCCACTAGTGTTTTTAACGGAGCTATGTCATTTAAGTTTAAATTGCCATAATTCATTTACATCAAATTCTAATACtttgcctgaaatatttacttggaacacttacacaaaaataaaaaaaaaacagtttttaaatgtcACTGTAGCTTTACCCTgttcaaaaaaaaagtcaaattttatAAAAGCTATTCAGATAAACTATCATAATTTTTGATTAGCTACAATTTTGTTAAAGCAAATACATAAAACTATCAATCAAAATCTAGGgatgggagaaggaagaggaactgattatttcttgctcttttgatctaaaatgaaaaacgaattttgagtaagaaaaaaatgagaaagcattCAACTCTAGTACTATAAGctacacattaaaataaaatagtttacaTTTATGATCACCTTCTGTCTACATGCAGGGGGGATAAACAGTAGAGAACTGTGTGATTTTTGTCTGAAACCAGTTATATAACCTGCATGAAGCTATCACCTTGCAGATTCACTCCTGCTTAACTTATGTGGGACAAGGTCACATCATAACCATCCCCTAGCTGACACTGCGGTTGCGTTTTCATGATTttcaggaaaaggcaaagaaagttaaaaaacccAAAGTTGAAATTAGAGAGCCTAGTGAGGAGGAAGAAGTAGTTGTCACTGTTGAGAAGCCACCAGTCCCTGAGCCAACATACCCGACGTGGAAGAGAGCCAGGATATTCCcaatgatttttaagaaagtGAGAGGACTAGCCGATAGAAGAGGCATGGTGGACCTGGAGGAGGAAGAGTGGCGGAGACGCCTTGAGGAAGAAGATAAAGATTATTTGAAACTAACTCTGGACCAGGAGGAAGCTACAGAAAGCACAGTAGAGTCAGAGGAGGAGTCCTCGAGCGACTACACGGAATACAGCGAAGAGGAATCCGAGTTCAGTGAGTCCGAGACGACGGAAGAGGAGTCCGAGTCAGAGACGCcctctgaggaggaggaaggttccACGCCGGAATCCGAAGAATCGGAATCCACAGAGTCTGAaggagaaaaggcaaggaaaaacattttcctgGCCAGAAGGAAGCCTGTCGTTGAAGAGGTCAAGAAAGTcaaaggcagaagaggggagcCACCTGAAGAAGCTGAAGAACCCGGGctggaggaagaaggagaaggccCGGCAGACGCCGAGGAGCGCGGGCCCGCCCCGGGCGCAGAACCGCCGGACCTGGAACCGCAGGACGTCGCCGAGGAGAGCAGCGCAGAGTCAGCTTCGGTGGCTGGAGGTGTGGCGAGTGAGGAGGAATCCGAATCAGgcagtagtagcagtagtagcgAAAGTCAGTCTGGAGGTCCTTGGGGCTTTCAGGTGCCAGAGTATGACACAAGCAAGCGTGCAAAGCAAAAGAAGTCCCCAGGCGCAAACTCGGAAGGTTACAACACAGCACTTTAAAAGCGATCACAGTAGGTGAAAGTTTTGCAGTGACGCGTGCTCCTGTGTGCAGTGCCTTCTGTGTGTTCTCTGAAATGTCCCTTGAAGGGGAGGAAAGTAATCATGATTTTTATCCGATTTAAGATTAGATGCATGCCAGAAAAGTGAATATATATGCTATCTACATAGATTTGTATAGTAGAATGTATTAGGGCAAATCTACTAATCTTTCCTATATTAGTAATTCGAAGGCATGCAATCAGTTACTCagtctttaatattttttactgTGATTTCTATTAATGCAGTGTGGCATTGTGTATTACCAGTGACGCCCTGACTATTGGAGTggattatatgaatatatatatagtggtttttATATAACCTTTCTAAAATAAATCCCTAGGACTAGCTTCAACAAATGAGATCTCTACAAGTCTGCTTTTGCATATATGTACATTTCAAATGGCAAAGGTATTATCAAAAATATCACGAACGTGTTCAAATAGGTATGTAGCTGATATTTTCAAATACTAggagttaaatgaaataaattctttaaaataaaagttattacaatttcttttctgGTGTGAATATGAATTAAAGTGAACTTAAAAAAACTGACTTATaacagttataattttttttctgggtaagtaacataataattttgaaattcgTATCTGGAAATCCAAAAGCATGGCTTCCTTAGTGTGTGTTGATAGTTCACATATCCCAAAAATACAATACTATTTTAAGAATAACCAAGTCATTTTTAACCTTTGCTCCTTGCCATTTCTAATGTGGGTtggttaaaagagaaagaaatttgtgGAAATGTCCATTGTGTTCCTGTTGCTTTACAAAGGAAAATTTACAATCATTAGTTTTCAGTTTTGTATATTACTAAATAAATTGTGCAGGATGGGAAGATATTTCAAGTTAACATATGCTTAAATGGGATGACCCAAAAAACTAGGATGCTTTCATGTGaataaatgcattaaaattatacaaaaagtttgGTTAATAATGGAGGATTAATTAGGTATTAGAATATTGTGGGTTtacaaatatctttaaaatattgggAATGGAAGTATTAGTATAAACAGAATATACTAATAATGCTGGGTGTTCCTTTCAATTTAACTTTCCTAAAGCATATAGCAACTGTCAAACAATGGATCAGATACTTAAATATAACCAATATACTTTTTTTCATATAGAGTagtaatttgatttaaaaaaaatacaagaacttCCTGAAACATCTACTTTCTAATTCAGCAACTTTCTTCAGAAGTTACTAAGCTCTAACACCAATGAAGAATTGGTGGAAAAGAAACTGATGTTAGTAAATAGGTTCTTCCCTCTACTTCTCAAGTTACTAACCTTTGATAGCTTTCTGTCCAAGGTTTTGAATTTTGCCAGCATTGTAATCCTTACCCTTATCCTTTGGTAATGActtgcattttttattttgacaGTGGGCGAGAAAAAGAATGATCAAGTTAGTTGTTGATCGAGAGTATGAAACTAGCTCAACTGGAGAAGATAGTGCTCCTGAATGTCAGAGAAACCGTCTTCACAATCCTAATATCCACAGTAATATCAATGGCAATATCTATATTGCACAGAATGGTTCTGTGGTGAGAACCCGCCGTGCCTGCCTCAGCGATAACTTAAAAGTCACCTCCCCTGTTCGACTAGGGAGGCACTTTAAGAAACTAGACAAGTTGGCAGTAACACATGAGGAGAATGTCCCCCTGAACACATTATCGAAGGGGCCGTTTTCTACTGAGAAAATGAACACAAGACCAACTCTGGTTACATTTGCCCCTTGCCATGTGGGGACTGACAGTACAGCAGTGAAGACACTGGGGCACAGGCTGAAAAGCACAGCTGAACAGGAATCCGTGGTTGACAGTAAGAACATCAAGGAGGCTTTGGAATTCCACAGTGACCACACCCAGTCAGATGATGAGGAGCTTTGGATGGGTCCCTGGAACAACCTCCATATACCAATGACAAAACTgtgactgattttttaaaaagttattccatttttacttcagtttttaatAAACTGCACTTTTTATTATCACTGAAAAAACAACGTATGGGGTTTATATCCTACACACAAGCTAAAACTTTGAACAAGAGGCTTTAAAGTTGAAGAAAAGACAGATTTGCACTCACATTTGTATCAATGAATTGTTCTTCCCAGAAAATCTTTTTGGACAGACTCTCAATTCACTATATAACATCATTTAAACATTTAGATGTTTTGTTGggccttgaaatttttttttcattttaataaacaagaaattatttactaagtaatcatttatattttgttGATTAACATAGATTACTTTTCATCTCCTTCATGGAACTTGTTCTGTTACatgaaattttacttttcataaaaaaatgggaaaaaatttataagCAAGGATTTTACAGGTAACAGGTTTTTACAGTTGCTGTCTGTAGCatcctgattttttaaatgaaaggtgGAATTACAAAGTGATAGTTAATGTGGGAATCCTCTGTAAGCTTAGAATCATGAGCCTGTTTTCCTTATTGTACAATAGAAAGTTTTCCACATTTTAAACAGCACTTGAAGTCATCTGTCTTTTATAAATATCACTTACAATTTTCCCTGgtgtccccctcc from the Vicugna pacos chromosome 11, VicPac4, whole genome shotgun sequence genome contains:
- the LOC140699346 gene encoding uncharacterized protein gives rise to the protein MESGIDPGQEYGQDYYSYEHGYEMPQYGSRRRLLPPAGQEEYGEVVGEAEEEYEEEEWARKRMIKLVVDREYETSSTGEDSAPECQRNRLHNPNIHSNINGNIYIAQNGSVVRTRRACLSDNLKVTSPVRLGRHFKKLDKLAVTHEENVPLNTLSKGPFSTEKMNTRPTLVTFAPCHVGTDSTAVKTLGHRLKSTAEQESVVDSKNIKEALEFHSDHTQSDDEELWMGPWNNLHIPMTKL